Sequence from the Clupea harengus chromosome 20, Ch_v2.0.2, whole genome shotgun sequence genome:
CAGTAAGTACAGTATATACCAACTTCTCAATCTGTTCACTCCATCTCCATTATTAACATCTACTGCTGTTACTTCAGTAGCTACTATGCTATTACTGCTTAGTGTCCTACATCTAGTCCCCCTTTTAATTTTACTAAGCAGTATCGTGATACAAGATGTGTCGCTTCATCCAGACTCACCCTGTATCTCTGGGAGAATgacgggagtgtgtgttgtctggcaGATCCCCGCTGGTGCCACACTCTGACTTTGCCGAATGGAGATGTATCCTGCTCCTCTCCGCGCCACAGGAACCACTACAGCTCCCTGGGTACACGCTGTGAGCTGTCCTGTGACCGTGGCTACAAGTTGGTGGGGCGCCTGTCGTTGCAGTGCATGGACAACCGTCGCTGGTCTGGGACAGCCCATTGTCggagtatgtgtttttttttttgtttgacgGATCAGCCCATTGTAAACTGAATCATTATTTGCTTTTTAAGTAGCCAGTAACATTGACATTGTAATATCATATTGAAATTGTCCTCTGTCTGTTGGTGACGGCTAGGGGTCCGTTGTCACGTGCTGCCTGTGATCCAGTATGGTACGTTCCACTGCTCGGACAGTGTGATGGTGGACTCCAGGTGTGAGTACCTCTGTCACCCAGGGTACCAGCTGGAGGGAGACCGTGTGCGCATATGCCAAACCGATGGGAGTTGGACTGGTGCTGAGCCTATCTGCGCAGGTACTTCCTCACACTGAAGAACTGGTTTAACATGATATGTAGGGTGCTTTTACAGCTGGAGAGACAAATGCAAACAAATTTGAATAACGAACTACAAGATCAGCACTGCATTCTCAGACCTGTCCTAAGACTTCTGATACTATAGTTTCTCCTACAACAACACTTACCGTATGGGTATCCTATTTTAATAATGTAAGTGTTCACTTACAGATAGATTGTGTATATCACACATTACACCCATGAACTATGGCTAGTGATAGTATCTCTAAGTAAGTGATAGTATCTCTCTAATCTCTTGTaagccattgttttcatttaGAACTTGCCCTACACATTAATCCACCTCTCCCTTGACCAGACCAAATATACTCCTCAAAGATTTTACGCTATGATTAAATAGTTGAAGACTAGTGTGGTGGAAATACTGACTTATGTATTGTTTTGTGCAGTTAATGAACCCTTTGGAACATATCCAGGGAAAAGCAAGCATGGTTTATGTTGGAGCCTTTTAAGATGTGTCAGGGAACAGTGTTCTAAGTGTTCACCCACACATATTTTGTTGAGATAGCCAGTGTGAAGCGCTTGGGTGCTTTCCCCACAGGATGTTTACCTTATTGGAGCCAActtttttgccatttttcttCTCTTATACAAGAAAAAACCTGCTCTGAGTTTCTGCTTACAATTGCCTCTTTCCAGACCACGAGTCTCCAAAAATAAAGTGCCCCATGTCCAAGGTTAAGGTGGCGGAACCGGGAAAACTTACCGCTCGGGTGTCTTGGGATCGACCTCACACCTCGGACACCTCTGGCAAAACTGTTGAGTAAGGCCGGCCTAACAATACCATCTCATTAAAGCCAAATTCTGTGCCTGCTCTTCTCATTAAACTGATGCCTGTCTGATCCTTGCACAGCCTCATGCGTGTGGGCCCAGAGTCTGGATCCACACTCGCTGAGGGGATCCACATCGTCCGCTACCGAGTCTACGATCAGGCCCGCAACAGAGCTGCCTGCAAGTTTACGGTGCATGTGGAGGGTAAGTAGGGAAGATTCCGGTTGAGTTAGCTGGGAAAACAACCTGTTCACGGACACCAGTGATAATTATGTTATTCACTCAAGGCTTTTGTTTTGCAAGGTCTTTGTTTATATGTAAGAGCCGGGAGTGTGTGGCTTCGTAAACAGGGTTCGTCTGATTACCTTTGATCTTCAGTGCATTGGCCAGTAACTGGAGACTTTTTTTGGATGCCCTTAGAATGTGTAATTTGGAtctgtgttgtcatggtaattGGAGTGTGGATCAAACCCAAAGAAAGACTGGTGTTTGTATCATAACACAAAGAAGCATTTTAGCAATGAAGCAAGTCTATTCTGGCATAAAACTACATGTGTGCTGAACACTGGTTTCACAGAAATGGTAGAAGCCTCTCTTCGAGATAGGCTAGTTAAATATTAACACTGCCGGTGTCTCCATCAATACAGTCAGGAAGTGTCCACCTCTCAAGCAACCTCTCCATGGTTACCTGACGTGCTCGTCCGACAAGAACAACTACGGTGCCACGTGCGAGTACCACTGCGACAGCGGCTACGAGAGGAGCGGTACCACCACCCGCGTGTGCCGCTTCGACCGCAGCTGGTCAGATGAgctgccacagtgtgtgtgtgagtgcctgacaGCGCTAATGAACGCTGCCTCCCTCTGGCTTGAATTACTCATCATCCTCTGACATCGATGACTCACACGCTTATGCACACTCAGTCTGTAGGCAAACATGCTCTGTATAGCTAGGCAGATCTTGACCACCTGCAAACATTTACAGAAAGGGCTGTggaggggagaaagggaaaaTTGGCAAACACATACAACTAGCTTGGCTGGTGGCATATCCAACCCCAGGTAGTCAATACTtccatggtttttttttttctgacactgtttcaagaaaataaataaaataagcaTTAAATATAACATGTTATTACAGTGCCTGGTCCACAACATATGACATATGCCATGTACACAGATTATGTGCTCTGCTGTTTTCTTGTTGTTTCACTCACTGTTTTATATGTGTTAtgctttgtttatgtgtgtgtttgtgtgtgtgtgtctgtgtgtgtgtgtgtgtgtttgtgtgtctgtgtgtttcacagtgatGCAGATCAAAACAGATGTGAAAACTGCAGCTGCATTGCTCGACCAGTTCCATGAGAAGAGGAGACTGCTGGTCGTATCCACTCCTAATGTTGCCAACCAGTACTACAAGCTCCAAAATATTATGATACAGGTAAGTCACTGATGCCTATTTACTGCATCTGACAATCAGTACTCCTTATAAAGGAACCTAAACCTCATGAAGTGAAATAATAGGAAGAACATGCAAGGCCCACCACCATTACTCCTGGCTGTGACTTAGAAAGGTATATTGTGCCTCCTTCAGGTTTGGCATTATCAGTGCATAGGCAAAACTGGTCTGACTGACCTCATTAGATAAGAGTACACACCTGTGGAGGTATGTGTGTAAGCGgttcacttctctctcacagTGGGTACTCCTTTCTTTGGTTTTGGACCATTGCTGTTAACACTTCTGGCTGTCCAACTGAAATCGTTTTGCCTTGTAGTTTAGAACACACCTCATCCATAAAGGGGCACTAGCTTGCTTCTTGTATCCCCATTGGGCTAGCTAGATAAGGCCCTGAAGCAAGAGTGTTGTTTACCCTACTCAGTTTGGACCATCTGAGTGGATTTCCTTCTCCGGCATTGTGCCCCTCttggtttattttgtttgtttgctgcaAGTTTCCCAGTTTTTGAACGGCCCGAGAGTTAGGGTTAGGAGGCGAGCTGAGTCCGCTATTGGTCACAGGAGATGCAGCTTGGGCTGGCCCAGGGCCTTGGATTTAAGATGGTGTCCCCTTGCAAATCCACGTAGCTTCTTACTGACTGACGGGTCTATTGCAAACATTTAAGTTAGGGACTTTGGTTCAGACTAGCCTTTGGTTATGAGCGTAGCTGCCGACTGGCTACCAAACACTATTGACACTTTCATACACATGGCCACTTCACTTACCCTAGACTTTTCTTCTTTTGGTAACTTTAGTATTTTGACATTAAACTATCTGCTGTCCGTTTTCCTTTGTGTGACCCACACAGAAAGCAGACTGCGGGCTGGATCTGCGTCGTGTGACTGTGATTGAGCTGCTGGGGGTGGAGCCTCGGCAGGTGGGGCGCATTAAGGGCCATTACCTGGACTCACAGGTCATCGAGGGCCTCAGGTAATGAACCCTTAACATGGAGGTCAGTGTGACATACAACAGGCATGGGCATGCAGTCGGATAGTCCGTCCTATCACCTTTTCCTAACCATTCTACCTCGGCATCGATGGAAAACATCATGAGGTTAAGGAAAGTTGTGAAggagaattcataaggacttaGGAAAAGACAACTGTGGTAATAAGAGAATCCGAGTGCCCTTACACTTGAGTCTATGTAAATATGCGAAGGCAGAAGTTATTGACGTGGGTCTTTAAAGGTTGCTGCCGTAAGGAATTGTGGAATGGCATTATCTCCTTTTTCATTCATAATGGATGGTCTAGTGTagcctatgctaaaggagataagaaAGGAAACACTGAAGCGCCTTTCTTTAGCGTTTAGAGAATTTGGCCAGCTCTTATCATAGCTTGCACTTagaaacctctgggtcattTCATTAGGCACCTCCCTGAGTAAAATCAAACCGCAGCCATGCATTGCTCACCAGTTTCCTTCCCAAATCCCATCAGTAATGTATGTTTATCATTGAGGGTCTCAGAGTAACAAAGTCCTGTAATTAACTGTAAGGGAAATAAAGTGACATAAAACAGACCTGTGCTGCTCATCGATGCCCCTCCATCTATTACAATTCCATTCAGATGCACATCTCTGTATAGTGAAAGCTTCATAAAAGAAAAGTGAATTTCTGCAATTTATTTgaagttctgtgtttcctgttaATTGAATTCATGATAACCACCACACACCATTTGCTAACAGGTAGTTCCTTCATAAGAACATAATCTCATTGAAAACCAAGTCGTCTTCAAGCGGTCACCTACTGTATTAGCAGTCagtgatgtacagtatgtgtttgtcaGGCAAGCTCTGCACATCTCCACCTCGTATTTCACCATGGTGCTGGTGGATGAGTACGGCGTGGACCGGGAGCGCTTCATGAACCCCACCACCTCCATGGAACTCTACGCCTACATAGAGGACTACCTGCTCGAAGAGGAGGAGCGAGAGCGcctggagatcgacagggaccTGTGCGAGTGAGGGCGACCTGCTGGGACCACCTGTTCCACGGCCAAGGGACCTCATGTCCTTCTGACAGAATGGGGGATGAGCTCTGacacctggggggtattcgtcgtacgtggtttagtgacaaacctggataagttaactcagagtaagtggtaaacctcctaatagaatagccctctgacgttgttttgctaggagaattaaccaatgggggttcttttattaggaggtttaccacttactctgagttaacttatccaggtttgtcactaaaccacgtacgatGAATATCCCCCAGAACCATGCTGATGTAGCACAAATAGAGCAATGCAGACCAAGACCTTGGATGGGGGGAATTGGTGTTGTAGTAATGTCAAAAGCTCCTGTTTGCTTTTGTCTCTGTAGTGGTTACTGTTATAGCATATCATTGGTTTAAAAACCTGTATAAAACATACTGAAATAGTGAAATGCAGGTAGAATTGTCAAACCACAGTCATTAGTTTGGAAGAAAAACCAGTCAAACTTCATAGATTGTTAAAAGTTTATTATATTACTTTTGAGGTGAATGAAATTAGctgacaaattaaaaaaaaggagaggaatgTGTACTAATAGAATGACATTAATGTCGAGTAACTGGTAGCCTGTtcaagcaacaaaaaaaactaataaaTGTAGAAACATAACATGATGAGAACATGTACTCTCTGTGTAGTTACTTTCTATGAGCGCAATCCCTTTTTCAGGCATTTCAGGTTTGCTTTGTACTTTGGCCATGTTAAAAGTTAAAAGCACGAATATGTATATACAAACACTATAACTAGAAATAAAATCTGCTACAACAGAATAAAATTCCTTCAacagaaatatatattatttgtaAAGCTTAATTTTATAAAATATTTTACTTTGGCACTGTAGAACTCTGCATTACAAATTATAATCCCAGCTCTCATATGCAACACTCTTACTGACTGAAGGGACAGACTCATCACGAGCCTCTCTGCGGGGGAAGGCTGTCCTCATTTGCTCTTCCCCATGGAGGCGCGCAGGAGAAGAGTGCCCTCTGCCCACGAGTTGGGGTACTGCATGACGCGCTGCCACAGGCTCACCTCCTCTGGGGAAGACTCTGCTAGCCACTCCTCGTGGCCTGACTTCAGAGTGACTGCGGGATAAAAGGAACGGAAGAgcaacaaacactcaaacacaggcctcagatacagagacagacttACGCTCATGTGCAGTAGATACAGTCTACAGGGTTTGTTGACAGCATGACATCAGATGTACACAACATACAAAATTTAAATATATACTAATTTCAGTACAAAGGTGATGAAATCATATCACAAACGACAGTGAAATACCTTCAATTTCCTTCAAAAGGGTTCCCCAAAACCCATTAGCAACACAGTAAAAGCTGATAAATATCTAGCATTACAgttatattacatttacatttatagcTTTCAAAACTTAAATGAACTGTGAGAAGCCAATGGAGTACTTACCTGTCCCTGTGCTCAGGCGCACGCCTCCCAGAAAGTCGTTGCTGGACAGCGCCTCCCGGTCCCACACGGTCAGCTCCAGACACATGGTCCTCAGCCGCTCCACACTCATGTCCTTGTAGATGAACGTGTGGTCGTAGTGTGGGTTCAGCGTCTTCTTCACCACCGGGGTCTTCTTCTTTGTGGATTTGTTTTTGGACGGCAGCAGataactataaataaataaaaataaaaataaaaaataaaaacaattagaaatatagctgcaagcagcgatgcggattcctccaaagattgcgaaaccaggggaaaatgtatattcttcacaattttggaaagaagagtaaaagaaggaaagaatagaggaaagaagagtgaagaagggaaagaagaaaagaaagaagtgtcttgctaaaggacgcctcgacagggaattgaactaacaaccttctgatctctaaacaacttctctacctactgcaCCACTGTCACCCATGTtcatatctgaaagatttgctgtcatatcacttcacttcctgtttggcggctttactgctgaatttgagtggctgtaccggacaaacggttgtgaggatcaaaattctatgaatgttttttgtgaggcttggtctgaagatcatctctagtgattttgaagaagatttgacaaaaattgtaggaggactaggcttttcaaaggtttttgagaaAAGCGCAAATATCGGAAAATCTAcataaccgaaaattggcgccattgaaagttgaattcgtcttgatccaaggaatccaatggtacctcatttttgaaaatcgatcaaatggttcaaaagttacagtgttaacaaaagtccaactttgacccgttggtggcgctagtgtggtctagtgggagacatgaaacttggtgtgagtgaagaagggactgtccttaatgagtgtgccaaatttcagaaaaagttaccatatgggatttgagaaaaattgtaggaagagtaggctttcaaagcagtttgataaaaccggtaatagcgtaaaatctatacaaccgaaaattggcgccattgaacgtcgaattcgtcttgatccaaggaatccaatggtacctcatttttgaaaatcggtcaaacggttcaaaagttgtgtgtgttaacaaaagtccaactttgacccgttggtggtgctagtgtggtctagttggagacatgaaacttgttgtgagtaaagaagggactgtccttaataagtgtgccaaatttcagaaaaagttaccatacggttctaggggctgccattgactcccatggtacaagaataataaagcctacaataacaataggtttcctcctgacggaggaatcctaattattggaaaaaaaagaaataatagaTATAATAGATTGATAAACATTGAATGTATTGTACAATAGCATCAACAGTTGAACTTCCAACCTTTTTACAAATGAGTCCGATGTGCCTCCTGCTTTCATGGCTGTTAGATTCTTGGCCCCTTTGATCAGGACATGCAgctctgcccctccctctgtttttcccccctttcctgctgcaggaagagagcgagagatacaaAGTGCTCAGAACTCTGCTGCAGCAGAGAGACCAgaaacctcttttttttttacattttcagaaAGCTCTAAAAactttagaaaagaaaaaaatctttataTTTCATAATTATACGTCAAGCCATGCAACAGTGTGAAACAATGACTAACAGCACATGATGTAATACCTTTAGACTTCCCTGCAGACAGCTTTTCGGCTGTGACATACATCAGGGAGATCACCAACTCCCCTTTGTATTGTGTGAATGAAGACTGCTGAGGAGAAGAGGGCACCTGCAGCAAACAGACCGGAGGATACGGCATTAACAGCCTACCAACGTTCACCCCACTGCAGAATGAGGGAACCTGGAGGTGGGCAGCCACACAGACTCAATATGCTGGCCTCATGCACTAGCCCTGTGATGGACAGAACAAACTGGCCCCTAGTGCTGGCCAGAGCCCTTAAACCCACTCTGCTGGCCTTCACAGGCATGGCCTGATGCCTGAGCCCAGTCTGGCTTCTGGGTTCATGAATTATGGATGCCTGGATTTTGGTGGGTTTGTATGTAATACAAGTAGTCACATTACTGAAGAGAGCTTGCAGGTctttatattaaaacaagactGAGCCCTTTATATGTAAATAATCAACGAGTTCTTGTTATTGTGATGTGTTACAATGTTAATAATTAGTATGGATTGGGTGTGAACTCCTATTGTTTCAGTGTCTCTCACTAACACTAATTAATTACATGAATTCCTAATGTGCCACCTATGGGAGAGCCATTAAAAGccactaatgtgtgtgtctgtgccaggtGCTCACCTTTCCCCTGAGGACCACACACTGCTGATGAGCGGAGTCGATGTCGTGACAGTCCAGCGGGACCTCCACCTCTCCCAGGAAGGCGTTACGGCCAAAGCGGTCGTAGTGCCAGACAGTGAGCTGGAGCGTGCGGGTGGTGACCTGAGAACGACTTATGGAGTactggagagagaatgagagagagagagaaagagagaaggagagagaagaaattcaataaaagagagaaatggtgtCAAATACATGTTGACAACATTGCTGAATTAATTATTTTCTGGCTACAGTTGTCAATCAGAAGGCTTTTGCCTTTGTTCAGGCATGTGGTTCATAGCCCTTCATATCAAGCCACCACGTCCTGTTTGCTGGGTGGATTAACAAAAGGGCTGCCACAAAAATCAATATTTGTCTATTGGTCATGCCTGGTGATAACCCTGTACTTATCGTCAATTTCAACAGCGCTCCAGAAGCCTGCCAGAGGTCAGCTAATTGCCTGCTCCAACACGAGCCGTCATGCAGACCCAGTAATCAAGCGTTTATAATTACAGCCGGTCTACTGCATCGTGTCCTCAGTCGGTGGCAAATCACTGTATATTTAGTGCCTTGGTATACTTTAGAAATAAAAGCACAGTAAAATCTTGTCCACAGTAAGATGAACATATTTTTCATGGAGGCAATGAATACGATGCTATGCATGTGTGGAAAAATAAGTTCCCAGCAGGCAGTTACTATTTATATCTGCAAACCATCGTTCACTGAAAGAAAAACGAGCAGTGACTGGAAGTCCTTAATTTGGACATTTTTTTGAGGTTGCCGTTTAGtggaggtgtgatggtgtgagtTAGGCATCAGGAAAATATCGCTCTTCAGGCACCAGTACCTTCAGGGTCTCGTTGTAGACGGGGTTGATGGTGTTGCGCTTGACGACCGTCTTCTTCTTGCCCTGGCGAGACTTGTCTGGCAGGAGGTAGCACTTCACATACCTGCACAGACCGGGGTGTGAGACAGACATAATTTCCAAAAGGTGAGTGTGGAGAGAGTCTCAACAACCTACTGCTCCCAATTCTCATTCTCCACCCAAAACAGAACCACTCGTGTGTGTCTGGAATGGCTAAAAGTAGGACATTTGGTGCTGATCCAAAGAACCatacgagagagaaaaaaaaaagacttatttCTCTGGCAGAGTCCAAATGAACTTGCCTGCTGAGTGTAACCTTTTAAACAAGTTGGGGATATTTACAGAGGAAAGACAAATAGTACATAGTGACTTCACTAGAAGAGACTGCTTCAAATTATGCCACAGTCTGAAATACACAGAGAGGCAGCTACAGTCTTACATGCTGTAGGTTCAGTCCCCCAGAAGTACAAAAATGTGGTTATGGATCGAATATCTAGCAATACACATCAGTGACACCCCCACTGGTTCATTCACGTCCTATTCTGTGTTAGACACGGAACACGCCAGTAGGCGTAGGGGTgcttattctattctatttccaATTCTGTGTTCAGTCCCCACTGCACAATAAGGGCTGCTGCCATTTGTGTTTTGCTGAGTGGGCCACTCACGGATTGCAGCGCGGTTTCGCCGCGTCAGCGTAGGCCAGCCCCCTGCATTCCTTCACCAGGATGGAGAGGGTCTGGCTGGGCTCCTGAAAGCCAATTGAGAACATTATGTCTCCGGTCACCTCCACACTGTCGTAATCTCCTGCCTCACTGTACACACTCATCATACTGCCCAGAGTGCTCTGTTGGGGGAAGCAACAACACCAGAAAACCACAATTACATTAATattgaaggacacacacacaaaaaaaaaacactctcctGTCTGCAAAGGGCAAAACAATGAAACCATCACTACTTTTGTATCAACCTATGgcaaaatgataaaaaatgaaatagtcAACTCATGACTCTTTACAATAAGCACATGTGTCATTGGATGtgatttttaaataatgtaCAGAGAATCTGTATTTACTTTGGAACGGAGACTTGAGCCGCTATCACCCATTGTCTTTCTGTGGATATTCACCAGATTATCAATATCATCGTCTTCCTCATCGTCCTGTTTGTgtaacacaccagacacaacacATTTGGAGCAGTCAAAAACAGTTCCGCATGAATACATTCAAACTAATATGCAAATATTAAATACAAACTGTAACATTTATGGATGGTCTGTTGTGGATGTGACGTGAATGTGATGAGAACAGCTAAAGCTCCTGACTGTTACGTTAAGGCCTGGTACAGACTTGCTCCTGTCCCCCATTGACCCCACTTTGGTACTGGCACCATCTCCACGCAGGTCTAGTGTTGACGTTGGCCGACAGCCTAAAAGATGCGGAAGAGGCCGGTGGTAATCAGATAATCTTTGTGATGGCATTCAGTGTGAAGGAGCAGGATCCAGGAAACTACCTGAGATTTTGTGCACCCGTCTGACGCTTTTCTTGAACAGGCCATCGACCTCCGGGTCCACCACTTCTGAGGACTGATTCAGCTGATGTGTCAAAGAGGCCTGAGGgaaaaaatacaaatgtttcaCAAATGACAgcagtgttactttaaataaaTCCACATTTGGAGGACAGAGCAGATGGAGGAAGGTAAAAGCTGGATGGCTGGATTGCATGATTCTTACTGTCTCTGATTCAGGGATGGGACTGGGGGACTTGCTGGATTTTGCAGGTGCTATGAGGCTGGACACTGTGGACGCTATGGACCCTGCAGGACTGTGCTGAGATGACTTGACACCTTTCCTGGTGGAGGAAAAACACAACACTATTGACATCTGAACGCGTGGCATGTGCGTTAccgctccacagcagcacaaCCAGCTTCAGTCACAACTGATATATTCCGCTTTGTCCTTTAAAGCATTGCTGGTGACAGATGGACACCATCCTTAATTAATGGGCACAGCTGGGAGACCGGTGTTTTGGCCCCACACGCTCACCGGGGAAGCGCTGGAGTGCTGTGGGACGACTCGGTGCCGGTGTGGCTGCTGCCCAGACTGGACTTGTCTGTGGACTCTGTGTCGCTCCGCTGCCCCGCCTCCGGCTGCTCGGAGACGCCCGACAGCTGCCTGGAATTAGAGCAGCATTCATCATCCTGCATACATACTTATCAGTTTGCATCACACCACTGGCAGAGGTTTCATCCACAGTGATGGACAATAGAAATACTCATCCAGTATTCTACTCACTGGGACTCAAGCCTGTGATTACAGTTTTGTTCCATCATCTACAGACTGTTGCAAAATTATTCAAACATCATGGAATGCACCCCGCCGCCCCATTCCAGTATCCGTGTATGGAAACGCAACAAATTCTGAACTGGCATTCAAATGGGATTTGAATAAATGGAAAATGAACATGCATGCCACAGCGCCATACACAGTGCTTCTACACAGAGTGCTCTCTGGCTCTCACCCCTTGTTGGAGGCTCTGGGTCGTGGGAcaggagcagctggagcagcaggagcagctgggCTGGGCTTTAAATCGGTACTGTTTAGAAGCAGCTCCCCAATAGTCTCTCGCTTCTTCACTAAAAACACAGTGGAATAGCTCTTCAGTTGAACCGAGTCATGATTGATTTTTATCTTGAGACATGAAACTTACACCATCAGCATTACAATGCAACTAATGTATATGTGTAAACAAATACTTATGTTACACTGTTTATTGTGTCATTTTACACCTAATTCAAAATGAGGTTTTCATTGGAACTAGTGAGACTCAGGGGAATTTTTTAAAGGAGAATCTGTTCCATTTACTGCATTCCACAGGAAGCAGTGAGAGCGGTTCACACCCTCCTGTTCGCCAGAAATCACATGGACTCTTCCTGTACTTACAGGGCGGGCGCTTCTTGAGGGAGGCTCGGACAATGTCGTGTCCTGAGGACGTGGAGAACCGGTTCACCTTCTGGTCGTAAAACCAGTCACC
This genomic interval carries:
- the srpx2 gene encoding sushi repeat-containing protein SRPX2, translated to MAKLYIILLFEAQFVSWICGHYTEVTSHSNNNEVLHEEEEETYYTPRLDYNNPRWCHTLTLPNGDVSCSSPRHRNHYSSLGTRCELSCDRGYKLVGRLSLQCMDNRRWSGTAHCRRVRCHVLPVIQYGTFHCSDSVMVDSRCEYLCHPGYQLEGDRVRICQTDGSWTGAEPICADHESPKIKCPMSKVKVAEPGKLTARVSWDRPHTSDTSGKTVDLMRVGPESGSTLAEGIHIVRYRVYDQARNRAACKFTVHVEVRKCPPLKQPLHGYLTCSSDKNNYGATCEYHCDSGYERSGTTTRVCRFDRSWSDELPQCVLMQIKTDVKTAAALLDQFHEKRRLLVVSTPNVANQYYKLQNIMIQKADCGLDLRRVTVIELLGVEPRQVGRIKGHYLDSQVIEGLRQALHISTSYFTMVLVDEYGVDRERFMNPTTSMELYAYIEDYLLEEEERERLEIDRDLCE
- the sytl4 gene encoding synaptotagmin-like protein 4 isoform X1 codes for the protein MLEVNVAFLTESERELILNVLKRDEELRRAEEQRVRKMKLEMLDMKRRGAKRGSGKYSERSCGRCQEPLGRLFGTASQCRVCKHHVCRNCRLVHPNGAWVCTVCAKEADLKKCSGDWFYDQKVNRFSTSSGHDIVRASLKKRPPLKKRETIGELLLNSTDLKPSPAAPAAPAAPVPRPRASNKGQLSGVSEQPEAGQRSDTESTDKSSLGSSHTGTESSHSTPALPRKGVKSSQHSPAGSIASTVSSLIAPAKSSKSPSPIPESETASLTHQLNQSSEVVDPEVDGLFKKSVRRVHKISGCRPTSTLDLRGDGASTKVGSMGDRSKSVPGLNVTDDEEDDDIDNLVNIHRKTMGDSGSSLRSKSTLGSMMSVYSEAGDYDSVEVTGDIMFSIGFQEPSQTLSILVKECRGLAYADAAKPRCNPYVKCYLLPDKSRQGKKKTVVKRNTINPVYNETLKYSISRSQVTTRTLQLTVWHYDRFGRNAFLGEVEVPLDCHDIDSAHQQCVVLRGKVPSSPQQSSFTQYKGELVISLMYVTAEKLSAGKSKAGKGGKTEGGAELHVLIKGAKNLTAMKAGGTSDSFVKSYLLPSKNKSTKKKTPVVKKTLNPHYDHTFIYKDMSVERLRTMCLELTVWDREALSSNDFLGGVRLSTGTVTLKSGHEEWLAESSPEEVSLWQRVMQYPNSWAEGTLLLRASMGKSK
- the sytl4 gene encoding synaptotagmin-like protein 4 isoform X3 encodes the protein MLEVNVAFLTESERELILNVLKRDEELRRAEEQRVRKMKLEMLDMKRRGAKRGSGKYSERSCGRCQEPLGRLFGTASQCRVCKHHVCRNCRLVHPNGAWVCTVCAKEADLKKCSGDWFYDQKVNRFSTSSGHDIVRASLKKRPPLKKRETIGELLLNSTDLKPSPAAPAAPAAPVPRPRASNKGQLSGVSEQPEAGQRSDTESTDKSSLGSSHTGTESSHSTPALPRKGVKSSQHSPAGSIASTVSSLIAPAKSSKSPSPIPESETASLTHQLNQSSEVVDPEVDGLFKKSVRRVHKISGCRPTSTLDLRGDGASTKVGSMGDRSKSVPGLNDDEEDDDIDNLVNIHRKTMGDSGSSLRSKSTLGSMMSVYSEAGDYDSVEVTGDIMFSIGFQEPSQTLSILVKECRGLAYADAAKPRCNPYVKCYLLPDKSRQGKKKTVVKRNTINPVYNETLKYSISRSQVTTRTLQLTVWHYDRFGRNAFLGEVEVPLDCHDIDSAHQQCVVLRGKVPSSPQQSSFTQYKGELVISLMYVTAEKLSAGKSKAGKGGKTEGGAELHVLIKGAKNLTAMKAGGTSDSFVKSYLLPSKNKSTKKKTPVVKKTLNPHYDHTFIYKDMSVERLRTMCLELTVWDREALSSNDFLGGVRLSTGTVTLKSGHEEWLAESSPEEVSLWQRVMQYPNSWAEGTLLLRASMGKSK
- the sytl4 gene encoding synaptotagmin-like protein 4 isoform X2; this encodes MLEVNVAFLTESERELILNVLKRDEELRRAEEQRVRKMKLEMLDMKRRGAKRGSGKYSERSCGRCQEPLGRLFGTASQCRVCKHHVCRNCRLVHPNGAWVCTVCAKEADLKKCSGDWFYDQKVNRFSTSSGHDIVRASLKKRPPLKKRETIGELLLNSTDLKPSPAAPAAPAAPVPRPRASNKGQLSGVSEQPEAGQRSDTESTDKSSLGSSHTGTESSHSTPALPRKGVKSSQHSPAGSIASTVSSLIAPAKSSKSPSPIPESETASLTHQLNQSSEVVDPEVDGLFKKSVRRVHKISGCRPTSTLDLRGDGASTKVGSMGDRSKSVPGLNVTDDEEDDDIDNLVNIHRKTMGDSGSSLRSKSTLGSMMSVYSEAGDYDSVEVTGDIMFSIGFQEPSQTLSILVKECRGLAYADAAKPRCNPYVKCYLLPDKSRQGKKKTVVKRNTINPVYNETLKYSISRSQVTTRTLQLTVWHYDRFGRNAFLGEVEVPLDCHDIDSAHQQCVVLRGKVPSSPQQSSFTQYKGELVISLMYVTAEKLSAGKSKGKGGKTEGGAELHVLIKGAKNLTAMKAGGTSDSFVKSYLLPSKNKSTKKKTPVVKKTLNPHYDHTFIYKDMSVERLRTMCLELTVWDREALSSNDFLGGVRLSTGTVTLKSGHEEWLAESSPEEVSLWQRVMQYPNSWAEGTLLLRASMGKSK